In Vicinamibacterales bacterium, the following are encoded in one genomic region:
- a CDS encoding heavy metal translocating P-type ATPase metal-binding domain-containing protein produces the protein MSAAAPASDRVARRNSSCAHCGEPCEGGAVATDDGTFCCSGCASVFTILKAHRLEGYYACETPPGVSQRRSSAGARDRFAALDDPAVAAALLEFDDGRTARATFDVPAIHCASCVWLLEQLWRLQPSVRAEVDLLRRAVHVSFSPGATSLRRIADTMASLGYEPVVTPEPRTKGMSPALRRLYLQLGVAGFAAGNIMLFSVPRYLNGAPLDGGFQRLFDWLNLAFATPVLLFSGADYFRNAWQALRTRTMTLDVPVALGLAVLYARSAFEIGTARGEGFMDSFTGLVFFLLIGRLFQLKVFERIAFDRTYRSFLPLTVRAERGGGTAPVPIDRLHRGDVITLRRHEVVPADAVLLDERGAVDYAFITGEQTPVIVSRGEAVRAGGRAASTSLRLRIARDVSQSVLAGLWNNPVFGKPKERWLTAVAARFGAWFTVGAIGLAAAGGIAWWPDAAAAMSVATAVLIIACPCALTLSAPITLGTAMGMLGRRGLYLKHPAVALDLSRIDTIAFDKTGTLTSTADAPHIERYGLSECAWSLVRRLAGESVHPVSRAIAAAGGAVPAVRVSGVREIAGKGIRGTVDGVRVAIGTRAFIASETGIHAGGPQYATYASAGDELGWIDLTSPVRDGVEQAAEMLAARHELFLLSGDNAREAARWRRYFGERTRFSQSPDEKLRCVEEARTRGRHVLMVGDGLNDAGALAAADVGIAVSDSTACLVPACDALLAAERVADLPAFLAYARRARQVVLLCFTVSVAYNAVGLTLALAGALTPLASAILMPVSSLTIVGLSAGSMRWAAARVLPS, from the coding sequence ATGTCGGCCGCCGCTCCTGCCTCCGACCGGGTCGCCCGGCGCAACTCCTCCTGCGCGCATTGCGGCGAGCCCTGCGAGGGCGGGGCGGTGGCCACGGACGATGGAACGTTCTGCTGCAGCGGGTGCGCGTCGGTCTTCACCATCCTGAAGGCGCACCGCCTCGAAGGCTACTACGCGTGCGAGACGCCGCCCGGCGTATCGCAGCGCCGCTCGAGCGCCGGCGCCCGCGACCGCTTCGCCGCGCTCGACGATCCCGCCGTCGCGGCCGCGCTGCTCGAGTTCGACGACGGCCGCACCGCGCGGGCGACGTTCGACGTGCCGGCAATCCACTGCGCGTCGTGCGTCTGGCTGCTCGAGCAGTTGTGGCGGCTGCAGCCGTCGGTGCGCGCCGAAGTCGACCTGCTGCGCCGCGCCGTGCACGTCAGCTTCAGCCCCGGCGCGACCTCGCTGCGGCGCATCGCCGACACGATGGCGTCGCTGGGCTACGAGCCGGTCGTGACGCCGGAGCCGCGCACGAAGGGGATGTCGCCGGCGCTGCGCCGGCTGTACCTGCAGCTCGGCGTCGCCGGGTTCGCCGCCGGCAACATCATGCTGTTCAGCGTCCCGCGATACCTGAACGGCGCGCCGCTCGACGGCGGGTTCCAGCGGCTGTTCGACTGGTTGAACCTGGCGTTCGCGACACCGGTGCTGCTGTTCAGCGGCGCGGACTACTTCCGCAACGCCTGGCAGGCGCTTCGCACCCGGACGATGACGCTCGACGTGCCGGTGGCGCTCGGCCTCGCCGTCCTGTACGCGCGGAGCGCGTTCGAGATTGGCACCGCGCGCGGCGAAGGGTTCATGGACTCCTTCACCGGCCTCGTGTTCTTCCTGCTCATCGGCCGGTTGTTCCAGCTCAAGGTGTTCGAGCGCATCGCGTTCGACCGCACCTACCGATCGTTCCTGCCGCTGACGGTTCGCGCCGAACGCGGCGGCGGCACGGCGCCGGTTCCGATCGATCGCCTGCATCGCGGCGACGTCATCACGCTCCGTCGCCACGAGGTGGTGCCTGCGGACGCCGTGCTGCTGGACGAACGCGGCGCGGTCGACTACGCCTTCATCACCGGCGAGCAGACGCCGGTGATCGTCAGCCGCGGCGAGGCGGTGCGCGCCGGCGGACGCGCGGCGTCCACGTCGCTGCGGCTGCGCATCGCCCGCGACGTCTCCCAGAGCGTGCTCGCCGGGCTCTGGAACAACCCGGTGTTCGGCAAGCCGAAGGAGCGGTGGCTGACGGCGGTGGCGGCGCGATTCGGCGCGTGGTTCACCGTCGGTGCGATTGGCCTGGCCGCCGCGGGGGGGATCGCGTGGTGGCCGGACGCGGCAGCCGCGATGAGCGTCGCGACCGCCGTGCTGATCATCGCGTGCCCCTGCGCGCTGACGCTCTCGGCGCCGATTACGCTCGGCACGGCGATGGGCATGCTGGGCCGCCGCGGCCTGTATCTGAAGCATCCGGCGGTCGCCCTCGATCTCAGCCGCATCGACACGATCGCCTTCGACAAGACGGGCACGCTGACGTCCACGGCCGATGCGCCGCACATCGAGCGCTACGGATTGTCGGAGTGTGCGTGGTCGCTGGTCCGCCGTCTCGCCGGCGAGTCCGTCCATCCGGTCAGCCGGGCGATCGCCGCGGCCGGCGGCGCCGTTCCCGCCGTCCGGGTGAGCGGCGTGCGCGAGATCGCCGGCAAGGGGATCCGCGGGACCGTCGACGGCGTCCGCGTGGCAATCGGGACGCGTGCATTCATCGCAAGCGAGACCGGCATACATGCGGGGGGGCCCCAGTACGCCACTTACGCCAGCGCCGGCGACGAGCTCGGCTGGATCGACCTCACCTCCCCGGTGCGGGACGGAGTGGAGCAGGCGGCCGAGATGCTTGCCGCGAGGCACGAGCTGTTTCTGCTGTCCGGCGACAACGCGCGCGAAGCGGCGCGGTGGCGGCGGTATTTCGGGGAGCGCACCCGCTTCTCGCAATCGCCGGACGAGAAGCTGCGCTGCGTCGAGGAGGCGCGGACCCGGGGGCGGCACGTGCTGATGGTGGGCGACGGCCTCAACGACGCCGGCGCGCTCGCCGCGGCAGACGTCGGCATCGCCGTCTCCGACAGCACCGCCTGCCTCGTTCCGGCGTGCGACGCGCTGCTCGCGGCGGAACGCGTCGCCGACCTGCCGGCGTTTCTCGCCTACGCGCGCCGGGCGCGCCAGGTGGTGCTGCTGTGCTTCACGGTGTCGGTCGCGTACAACGCCGTCGGGCTGACGCTGGCGCTGGCCGGCGCGCTCACGCCGCTCGCCTCGGCCATTCTCATGCCCGTCAGCTCGCTCACCATCGTCGGGCTGAGCGCCGGCAGCATGCGCTGGGCCGCGGCCAGGGTGCTGCCGTCATGA
- the ccoS gene encoding cbb3-type cytochrome oxidase assembly protein CcoS translates to MSVLVLLIAAGGLVAAGFLGAFLWAVSSGQFDDTATPPIRVLLEDDPEGVKGDAEGDWRG, encoded by the coding sequence ATGAGCGTGCTCGTGCTGCTCATCGCCGCCGGAGGGCTCGTCGCGGCGGGCTTCCTCGGCGCATTCCTCTGGGCGGTGTCGTCGGGGCAGTTCGACGATACCGCCACGCCGCCCATCCGCGTACTGCTCGAGGACGACCCCGAAGGGGTGAAGGGAGATGCCGAAGGTGACTGGAGAGGTTGA
- the ccoN gene encoding cytochrome-c oxidase, cbb3-type subunit I encodes MTGEVETFRYDNAIVRRFAVATAGWGVIAFLVGLIVALKLVFPQFLAGLPVLSYGRLRPLHTNAAIFAFAGNAIFVGVYYSLQRLCKARMFSDRLSAIHFWGWQFIIVLAALTLPLGFTTSKEYAELEWPIDVLIAAVWIVFGWNMLGTILRRRERHMYVSIWFYLATFITVALLHVVNSFELPVSLLKSYSMYAGVQDALVQWWYGHNAVAFFLTTPFLGVMYYFIPKAANRPVFSYRLSIVHFWSLIFLYIWAGPHHLLYTALPDWAQSLGTVFSVMLIAPSWGGMVNGLLTLRGAWDRVREDPVLKFMVVGVTAYGMSTFEGPMMSLKNVNALTHYTDYIIGHVHLGALAWNGGLAFAMLYYIFPRIYRTTLYSVRLANAHFWLATLGILFYAIPMYIGGITQSLMWQDFTADGTLRYANFLETVIRIVPMYALRATGGTLFTAGGLVAVFNLYRTARQGSFAADETAQAPALHGEAAAGAWHRRLESHPVRFAVLTFAAVLIGGVVEFVPTALVRSNVPTIASVKPYSPLELEGRDLYIREGCVGCHSQMVRPLRAETSRYGTYSKAGEFVFDHPFLWGSKRTGPDLHRVGGKYPDSWHYVHMNEPGATSPGSLMPGYPWLYTNRLDTGHIEGKIITLRRLGVPYPEGYERQAAADLQAQAARVAAGLTRSGLPASADREIVALIAYLQRLGTDIRIKRGDDILASMPQPAPQAGGR; translated from the coding sequence GTGACTGGAGAGGTTGAGACATTCCGCTACGACAACGCCATCGTGCGCAGGTTCGCCGTCGCCACCGCGGGCTGGGGCGTCATCGCGTTCCTGGTCGGGCTGATCGTCGCGCTCAAGCTGGTGTTTCCGCAGTTCCTGGCCGGACTGCCGGTGCTGTCGTACGGACGCCTGCGGCCGCTCCATACCAACGCGGCGATCTTCGCCTTCGCGGGCAACGCGATCTTCGTCGGCGTCTATTACTCGCTGCAGCGCCTCTGCAAGGCGCGGATGTTCAGCGATCGGTTGAGCGCGATTCATTTCTGGGGCTGGCAGTTCATCATCGTCCTTGCCGCCCTCACCCTGCCGCTCGGCTTCACCACGAGCAAGGAATACGCGGAGCTGGAATGGCCGATCGACGTGCTGATCGCGGCCGTGTGGATCGTCTTCGGCTGGAACATGCTCGGCACGATTCTGCGGCGGCGCGAGCGCCACATGTACGTGTCGATCTGGTTCTATCTCGCGACGTTCATCACCGTGGCGCTGCTCCACGTCGTGAACTCGTTCGAGCTGCCCGTCAGCCTGCTCAAGAGCTACTCGATGTACGCCGGCGTGCAGGACGCGCTGGTGCAATGGTGGTACGGCCACAACGCGGTCGCCTTCTTCCTGACCACGCCGTTCCTGGGGGTGATGTATTACTTCATTCCCAAGGCGGCGAACCGCCCGGTGTTCTCCTACCGGCTGTCGATCGTCCACTTCTGGTCGCTGATCTTTCTCTACATCTGGGCCGGGCCGCACCACCTGCTCTATACCGCGCTGCCCGACTGGGCGCAGTCGCTCGGCACGGTGTTCTCGGTCATGTTGATCGCGCCGTCGTGGGGCGGCATGGTCAACGGGCTGCTGACGCTGCGCGGCGCGTGGGACCGCGTCCGCGAGGACCCGGTGCTGAAGTTCATGGTGGTCGGCGTCACCGCCTACGGCATGTCGACGTTCGAAGGGCCGATGATGTCGCTGAAGAACGTCAACGCCCTCACCCATTACACCGACTACATCATCGGCCACGTCCACCTGGGCGCGCTCGCCTGGAACGGCGGGCTGGCGTTCGCGATGCTCTACTACATCTTCCCGCGCATCTACCGGACGACGCTGTATTCGGTGCGGCTGGCGAACGCGCACTTCTGGCTGGCGACGCTCGGCATCCTCTTCTACGCCATCCCGATGTACATCGGCGGCATCACGCAGAGCCTGATGTGGCAGGACTTCACCGCGGACGGCACGCTGCGCTACGCCAACTTCCTCGAAACCGTCATCAGGATCGTGCCGATGTACGCGCTGCGCGCGACCGGCGGCACGCTGTTCACCGCCGGCGGGCTCGTCGCCGTGTTCAACCTGTATCGCACCGCCCGTCAGGGATCGTTCGCGGCGGACGAGACCGCGCAGGCGCCGGCGCTGCACGGCGAGGCGGCGGCGGGAGCGTGGCACCGGAGGCTCGAGTCCCACCCGGTCCGCTTCGCGGTCCTGACGTTCGCGGCGGTGCTGATCGGCGGCGTCGTGGAGTTCGTCCCGACCGCGCTGGTGCGGTCGAACGTGCCGACGATCGCGTCGGTGAAGCCGTACTCGCCGCTCGAGCTGGAAGGGCGCGATCTCTACATCCGCGAGGGCTGCGTCGGCTGCCACTCGCAGATGGTGCGGCCGCTGCGGGCCGAGACCTCACGCTACGGCACGTACTCCAAGGCGGGTGAGTTCGTGTTCGACCATCCGTTCCTGTGGGGATCGAAGCGGACCGGACCGGATCTGCACCGCGTCGGCGGCAAGTACCCCGACTCGTGGCATTACGTGCACATGAACGAGCCGGGGGCCACCTCGCCGGGATCGCTGATGCCGGGATACCCGTGGCTCTATACCAACCGGCTCGACACGGGGCACATCGAGGGGAAGATCATCACGCTTCGCCGGCTCGGCGTGCCGTATCCCGAAGGCTACGAGCGTCAGGCGGCCGCGGATCTTCAGGCCCAGGCGGCGCGGGTTGCCGCGGGACTGACCAGGAGCGGGCTGCCGGCCTCCGCCGATCGAGAGATCGTCGCGCTGATCGCCTACCTGCAGCGTCTCGGCACGGACATCAGGATCAAACGCGGCGACGACATCCTGGCGTCGATGCCGCAGCCGGCGCCCCAGGCTGGAGGACGGTGA
- a CDS encoding cbb3-type cytochrome c oxidase N-terminal domain-containing protein translates to MSANTPEPRRDDLLEHESDGIREFDNALPRWWLYGFYFTILFAVLYMTNYHLLSMPLVGKRGMVEEYQAEMAAAPKPRVPAGGGGVAAAALTDPASLAQGRAIFEGQDNVCSSCHRPDLGGMIGPNLTDDLWLHGCSVQAITASIKSGYPLMGMMPYGTGKPLDDGQVLKVASYILSKQGSAPPAPKPSDAERDKACR, encoded by the coding sequence ATGAGCGCCAACACACCTGAACCGAGGCGCGACGACCTGCTCGAGCACGAGTCGGATGGCATTCGCGAGTTCGACAACGCGCTGCCCCGCTGGTGGCTGTACGGGTTCTATTTCACCATCCTGTTCGCCGTCCTCTACATGACGAACTATCACCTGCTCTCGATGCCGCTGGTCGGCAAGCGCGGCATGGTCGAGGAGTATCAGGCGGAGATGGCGGCGGCGCCGAAACCGCGGGTGCCGGCGGGCGGCGGCGGCGTCGCCGCCGCGGCGCTGACCGACCCGGCGAGCCTGGCGCAGGGGCGCGCCATCTTCGAAGGGCAGGACAACGTCTGCTCGTCGTGCCACCGCCCGGATCTCGGCGGCATGATCGGCCCGAACCTCACCGACGATCTCTGGCTGCACGGCTGCTCCGTGCAGGCGATCACGGCCAGCATCAAGAGCGGCTACCCGCTGATGGGCATGATGCCGTACGGCACCGGCAAGCCGCTGGACGACGGGCAGGTGCTCAAGGTGGCGAGCTACATCCTGTCGAAGCAGGGCTCTGCACCGCCCGCGCCGAAACCGTCGGACGCGGAGCGCGACAAGGCATGCCGCTGA
- the ccoG gene encoding cytochrome c oxidase accessory protein CcoG — MPLIALSEEHETFRNALASVARDGRRRWIYARQPSGRRYRLRTYVSWVLLAFLALAPFVTVFGQPLMQLDVLHRHFVLLGIVFRPQDFHLVVLIALTLLVTLLLSTVVVGRVWCGWLCPQTVFMEMLFRKIEYAIDGSAERQLRRHRGPWTRERVLRTAVKQAIFAALSFLIANIFLAWIIGAGELWRIVTDPPSQHLRGLTAILIFSAVFYAVFARFREQACVLACPYGRVMSALTDAQTVTVTYDSVRGEPRGRLTHEAAGQAVHGDCIDCHQCVTVCPTGIDIRDGIQLECVNCTACMDACDSVMARLHRPPNLIRWASHAAILAGPAAGARRRWLTARVAAYGAVWLVLAGTVTTLLATRRDLDVVILRQPGTLYTTAAGGDVTNFYQIQALNRTRRDAEFSIDVLRPAGARVTPLGRIGRVGAYELLEGRLLLRVPADRVSGATTPVTFAIRSGGSVVQTIDSSFLGPAAPAGSARR, encoded by the coding sequence ATGCCGCTGATCGCGCTGTCGGAAGAGCACGAGACGTTTCGCAACGCGCTCGCGAGCGTCGCCCGGGACGGGCGGCGGCGGTGGATCTACGCGCGTCAGCCGTCCGGCCGCCGCTACCGTCTTCGCACCTACGTGAGCTGGGTCCTGCTCGCCTTTCTCGCCCTCGCCCCCTTCGTGACGGTCTTCGGGCAGCCGCTGATGCAGCTCGACGTGCTGCATCGCCATTTCGTCCTCCTCGGCATCGTCTTTCGCCCGCAGGACTTCCATCTGGTCGTACTGATCGCGCTCACGCTGCTGGTGACGCTGCTGCTGTCCACGGTCGTCGTCGGCCGCGTGTGGTGCGGCTGGCTGTGTCCGCAGACCGTGTTCATGGAGATGCTGTTCCGGAAGATCGAGTACGCGATCGACGGGTCGGCCGAGCGGCAGCTGCGGCGGCATCGCGGGCCGTGGACGCGCGAGCGGGTGCTGCGGACCGCGGTGAAGCAGGCGATCTTCGCCGCGCTCTCGTTCCTCATCGCCAACATCTTTCTCGCCTGGATCATCGGGGCCGGCGAGCTGTGGCGGATCGTCACCGACCCGCCGTCGCAGCACCTGCGCGGACTGACTGCGATTCTGATCTTCAGCGCCGTGTTCTACGCCGTGTTCGCGCGCTTCCGCGAGCAGGCGTGCGTGCTGGCATGTCCCTACGGGCGGGTGATGTCCGCGCTGACCGACGCGCAGACCGTGACCGTCACCTACGACAGCGTTCGCGGCGAGCCGCGAGGACGGCTGACGCACGAGGCCGCCGGCCAGGCCGTGCACGGCGACTGCATCGACTGCCATCAGTGCGTCACCGTCTGCCCGACCGGCATCGACATCCGTGACGGCATCCAGCTCGAATGCGTCAACTGCACGGCGTGCATGGATGCGTGCGACAGCGTGATGGCGCGGCTGCACCGGCCGCCGAATCTCATCCGGTGGGCCTCCCACGCGGCGATTCTCGCCGGCCCGGCGGCGGGCGCGCGCCGCCGATGGCTGACCGCGCGCGTCGCCGCGTACGGCGCGGTGTGGCTCGTGCTCGCCGGGACCGTCACCACGCTGCTCGCCACGCGCCGCGATCTCGACGTCGTGATCCTGCGGCAGCCCGGCACCCTGTATACGACCGCCGCCGGCGGCGACGTCACCAACTTCTATCAGATTCAGGCGCTCAACCGGACGCGCCGCGACGCCGAGTTCTCGATCGACGTACTGCGGCCGGCAGGGGCGCGCGTCACGCCGCTCGGGCGCATCGGCCGTGTCGGGGCCTATGAGCTGCTCGAGGGACGGCTGCTCCTCCGCGTGCCCGCGGATCGAGTCAGCGGCGCGACGACGCCGGTGACCTTCGCGATTCGCAGCGGCGGCAGCGTGGTGCAGACGATCGATTCATCGTTCCTCGGTCCGGCGGCGCCGGCGGGATCGGCGCGGAGGTAG
- a CDS encoding FixH family protein, translated as MKVSWGAAIAGVYTLFALSTAGFVAFAMSRPVDLVRPDYYAESLRQDERMQAAANAEGLDPAALVREAGRSIEIALPSALRPVRGTITLYRPSNAAADRHVDLSLDADGRQRVAMQDAAAGLWIVQLAWTSAGREFYVERPISLR; from the coding sequence ATGAAGGTCAGCTGGGGTGCGGCGATCGCCGGCGTCTACACGCTGTTCGCCCTGAGCACGGCGGGCTTCGTCGCCTTCGCGATGAGCCGGCCCGTGGATCTCGTCCGTCCCGATTACTACGCGGAGTCGCTGCGGCAGGACGAGCGGATGCAGGCGGCGGCCAATGCCGAGGGGCTGGATCCGGCCGCGCTGGTGAGAGAGGCGGGACGTTCGATCGAGATCGCGCTGCCCTCCGCACTGCGGCCGGTGCGCGGCACGATCACGCTCTATCGGCCGTCCAACGCCGCCGCCGACCGCCACGTCGACTTGTCGCTCGATGCGGACGGGCGCCAGCGGGTCGCGATGCAGGACGCCGCCGCCGGGCTCTGGATCGTCCAGCTCGCGTGGACGTCGGCGGGGCGCGAGTTCTACGTCGAGCGCCCGATCAGCCTCCGATGA
- a CDS encoding sulfite exporter TauE/SafE family protein — translation MTEFLSGVVIGLAASGHCAAMCGPLVLAVGRTLRRPTRAAQVGHAALYHAGRIAIYLVLAAIAGMLGMALTPTAAGRAAAVAAAIVLLDRALGFRHGRMPEPVATRYRAIVGRIGGFTAGWMQRHGIAGPLAGGAVHGLMPCGLLYAALTAAAATASVGGAIALMAGFGAGTTPGLAALALASSAVPVRVRTALGRLTPAALALTAALLLLRAFAPPAQHPGDTHPAALHLAHRK, via the coding sequence ATGACCGAGTTCCTCAGCGGCGTCGTCATCGGGCTGGCGGCGAGCGGACACTGCGCGGCGATGTGCGGACCGCTGGTCCTCGCCGTGGGACGGACGCTTCGCCGCCCCACGCGCGCGGCACAGGTCGGCCATGCCGCGCTGTACCACGCCGGCCGGATCGCCATATACCTCGTTCTCGCGGCGATTGCCGGCATGCTCGGGATGGCGCTCACGCCCACGGCCGCCGGCCGCGCGGCCGCGGTCGCCGCGGCGATCGTGCTTCTCGATCGCGCGCTCGGGTTCCGGCACGGCCGCATGCCGGAACCGGTGGCCACCCGGTACCGCGCCATCGTCGGACGCATCGGCGGATTCACCGCCGGCTGGATGCAGCGGCACGGCATCGCCGGTCCACTGGCCGGCGGCGCCGTGCACGGGCTGATGCCGTGCGGGCTGCTCTACGCCGCGCTCACGGCCGCGGCCGCCACGGCCTCCGTCGGCGGCGCGATCGCGCTGATGGCGGGATTCGGCGCCGGCACCACGCCGGGACTCGCGGCGTTGGCGCTCGCCTCGTCGGCGGTGCCGGTGCGGGTCCGCACCGCGCTCGGCCGGCTGACGCCCGCGGCGCTCGCCCTGACCGCGGCGCTTCTGCTGCTGCGCGCGTTCGCGCCCCCCGCGCAGCATCCGGGCGACACCCACCCCGCCGCTCTGCACCTCGCCCATCGCAAGTAG
- a CDS encoding helix-turn-helix domain-containing protein — protein sequence MKQEAAASFGGRLKSLREAAGFTQEELATIAGLSVHAVSALERGERRRPHVETVRALSTALDLTGAGRDAFVGSARSSPQATAVDELTGVLLPAPLTPLVGREADVRTLRQWLADPAGRLITLAGPAGVGKTRLALELARAVMQDGSTRVRFVSLAVIRDPSLVAAAIAESLGLVDVTALDLPRRLRVAFQDHATLLVLDNFEHVLETAPVIADLLTSVASLRVLATSRAPLRLRGERVHAVEPLELEPGAEAMAPADLARTPAVRLFLDRIQDVQPEFRLTSANAAAVAGICRRLDALPLALELAAPWMKVLTADGLLRRLEQDVLPSDGGRRDLPERQQTMNATVAWSYQLLGAEQRHAFRRFGALPGVFPIAAAAAVLSGRDAAADGTDAALRAAADLFDMNLLLRAETAAVGRPLFRMLETVRAYAAVELAASGERDEAMEGLVRFCTDEASLAIAGLVGLDEVEWLDRTRENLASFRAALTWLVEHDRAADAAGIAWGLTLFWVIRGHAAEGLRWYEQILNLPSLLPGAASRAHLGASAMLYTQGELGQARTRVRRGIALAERIGDGEAVVQAEWLFGYIEHAAGNLDAAREWFERAREGFKAAAASWGTGDALTGMAWVALAAGDNDEAERLLGDASASLHDAGPWFLSLWLYIRAVLAVRRGNADEAIALLRESLHGIRELHDNFAYAYALVPLAAAASLEGDDGWVAKILGTRDALSEGMGPTIVDKTVEDLPARIEREARTRLGPESWAAAYGAGRRSSIDAVIGDIDVKRQRMPA from the coding sequence ATGAAGCAGGAAGCCGCGGCGTCGTTCGGCGGGCGGCTCAAGTCCCTCCGCGAGGCGGCCGGCTTCACGCAGGAGGAGCTCGCCACGATTGCGGGGCTCTCGGTTCACGCCGTGAGCGCGCTGGAACGAGGCGAACGGCGCCGGCCTCACGTCGAGACCGTGCGCGCGCTGTCCACGGCGCTGGACCTCACCGGCGCGGGGCGCGACGCGTTCGTCGGAAGCGCCCGCTCATCTCCTCAGGCGACGGCGGTCGACGAGCTGACCGGCGTCCTGCTGCCCGCGCCGCTCACTCCGCTCGTCGGCCGGGAGGCGGACGTGCGGACGCTGCGCCAGTGGCTGGCCGATCCGGCCGGCCGCCTGATCACGCTCGCCGGCCCGGCAGGCGTCGGCAAGACCCGGCTGGCACTGGAACTCGCCCGCGCCGTGATGCAGGACGGCTCGACGCGCGTGCGCTTCGTGTCGCTGGCGGTCATTCGCGATCCGTCCCTGGTCGCGGCGGCGATCGCCGAGTCGCTCGGGCTGGTGGATGTGACCGCCCTCGACCTGCCTCGCCGCCTCCGCGTGGCGTTTCAGGATCACGCGACGCTGCTGGTGCTCGACAACTTCGAGCACGTGCTCGAGACGGCGCCGGTCATCGCGGACCTTCTGACGTCGGTCGCGTCCCTGCGCGTGCTCGCCACCAGCCGCGCGCCGCTGCGGCTGCGCGGCGAGCGCGTGCACGCCGTGGAGCCTCTCGAGTTGGAGCCGGGCGCCGAAGCCATGGCGCCTGCCGATCTGGCGCGGACTCCGGCGGTGCGTCTCTTCCTCGATCGGATTCAGGACGTCCAGCCCGAGTTCCGCCTCACCTCCGCGAACGCGGCAGCCGTGGCGGGAATCTGCCGGCGGCTCGATGCGCTGCCGCTTGCGCTCGAACTGGCCGCGCCGTGGATGAAGGTGCTGACCGCCGACGGTCTGCTCCGCCGGCTCGAACAGGACGTCCTGCCGTCCGACGGCGGCCGCCGCGACCTCCCGGAACGGCAGCAGACGATGAACGCGACCGTCGCGTGGAGCTATCAGCTCCTCGGCGCGGAGCAGCGGCACGCCTTCCGCCGCTTCGGCGCGCTGCCCGGCGTGTTCCCGATCGCGGCGGCCGCCGCCGTCCTCTCCGGCCGCGACGCCGCCGCCGACGGCACCGACGCCGCGCTGCGCGCGGCGGCTGACCTCTTCGACATGAACCTTCTGCTCCGCGCCGAGACGGCGGCGGTGGGCCGGCCGCTGTTCCGCATGCTGGAAACCGTCCGGGCGTACGCGGCGGTCGAGCTCGCCGCGTCCGGCGAGCGCGATGAGGCCATGGAAGGGCTCGTGCGGTTTTGCACCGACGAGGCCTCGCTGGCGATCGCCGGACTGGTCGGACTCGACGAGGTCGAATGGCTCGATCGCACGCGTGAGAACCTCGCCAGCTTCCGCGCCGCCCTGACGTGGCTCGTCGAGCACGACCGCGCCGCCGACGCCGCCGGGATCGCGTGGGGGTTGACGCTCTTCTGGGTCATCCGGGGGCACGCCGCGGAAGGTCTCCGCTGGTACGAGCAGATTCTGAATCTGCCGTCGCTGCTTCCCGGCGCCGCGTCGAGGGCGCACCTTGGCGCGTCGGCCATGCTGTACACGCAGGGGGAACTCGGGCAGGCACGGACGCGGGTCCGGCGCGGCATCGCGCTCGCCGAGCGCATCGGCGACGGCGAAGCCGTGGTGCAGGCCGAGTGGTTGTTCGGGTACATCGAACACGCGGCGGGCAATCTGGACGCCGCGCGCGAGTGGTTCGAGCGGGCGCGTGAGGGATTCAAGGCGGCGGCCGCGTCGTGGGGCACCGGAGATGCGCTCACCGGCATGGCGTGGGTGGCGCTGGCGGCCGGTGACAACGACGAAGCCGAACGCCTGCTCGGTGACGCGTCGGCCTCGCTGCACGACGCCGGCCCGTGGTTCCTCTCGCTCTGGCTTTACATCCGCGCCGTCCTGGCGGTGCGCCGCGGCAACGCCGACGAGGCGATCGCGCTGCTGCGGGAGAGCCTCCACGGCATCCGCGAGCTTCACGACAACTTCGCCTACGCGTATGCGCTGGTCCCGCTCGCGGCGGCGGCCTCCCTGGAGGGGGATGACGGCTGGGTGGCGAAGATTCTCGGCACGCGCGACGCGCTGAGCGAAGGCATGGGGCCGACGATCGTGGACAAGACGGTCGAGGATCTCCCCGCGCGGATCGAGCGCGAGGCGCGTACCCGGCTCGGTCCCGAGTCGTGGGCGGCGGCGTACGGCGCAGGACGCAGGAGCTCGATCGATGCGGTGATCGGCGACATCGACGTCAAGCGTCAGCGGATGCCCGCCTAG